The following coding sequences lie in one Myxococcus xanthus genomic window:
- a CDS encoding STM4011 family radical SAM protein has product MKLTVLYRGPLSSCNYGCEYCPFGKWKHTDEELAKDRADLERFVAWVEARTQDTVSVFFTPWGEALIWPWYQEALARLSHLPHVERLAIQTNLSCKLDWVAQARADKLGIWATYHPEWTKRHRFVAQCAKLTELGVRHSVGVVGFLRFTEEAETLRAELPADTYLWINAVKDGQEEPYMAEDVARFTRLDPLFPVNNTRHPSLGRACRGGESVISVDGEGTARRCHFIEEAIGNIYAPDFDAALKPRPCAKQTCGCHIGYVHLEYLELDRVFGSGILERVPATPLWK; this is encoded by the coding sequence ATGAAGCTCACCGTGCTCTATCGGGGCCCGCTGTCCAGCTGCAACTACGGTTGCGAGTACTGCCCCTTCGGCAAGTGGAAGCACACCGACGAGGAGCTGGCCAAGGACCGCGCGGACCTGGAGCGATTCGTCGCGTGGGTGGAGGCGCGTACGCAGGACACGGTGTCGGTGTTCTTCACGCCGTGGGGCGAGGCGCTCATCTGGCCCTGGTACCAGGAGGCGCTGGCGCGCCTGTCCCACCTGCCGCACGTGGAGCGGTTGGCCATCCAGACGAACCTGTCCTGCAAGCTGGACTGGGTGGCCCAGGCGCGCGCGGACAAGCTGGGCATCTGGGCCACGTACCATCCGGAGTGGACCAAGCGGCACCGCTTCGTGGCCCAGTGCGCGAAGCTGACCGAGCTGGGCGTGCGGCACAGCGTGGGCGTCGTGGGCTTCCTGCGCTTCACGGAGGAGGCCGAGACGCTCCGTGCCGAGCTGCCTGCGGACACCTACCTGTGGATCAACGCGGTGAAGGACGGGCAGGAGGAGCCGTACATGGCGGAAGACGTGGCGCGCTTCACGCGCTTGGACCCGCTCTTCCCGGTGAACAACACGCGCCACCCGAGCCTGGGCCGCGCATGCCGGGGCGGGGAGTCCGTCATCTCCGTGGACGGCGAGGGCACGGCGCGGCGGTGTCACTTCATCGAGGAGGCCATTGGCAACATCTACGCGCCGGACTTTGACGCCGCGCTGAAGCCCCGGCCCTGTGCGAAGCAGACCTGTGGTTGTCATATCGGGTACGTGCACCTGGAGTACCTGGAGCTGGACCGGGTCTTCGGCTCCGGCATCCTGGAGCGCGTCCCGGCCACGCCCCTGTGGAAGTAG
- a CDS encoding STM4014 family protein — protein MGAPPFILIGNPENRRVTLFQEALARQGLPPAHVVPWRELLATPDLLADLPDSEALVRIDSTGENWDVEKALLQRGYADAVDHGCSVLTPEQVDRLPEDHGRILSPRQHHLGFLRALTELGAIFTAHPRWRVLQKPTAIADLFDKRITSRRYAALGVPVPEPMDGVTDVESLRERMKAEDCREVFVKVSCGSSASCLAIYRRGRSVDTLTTTIEVAKTGWYNSLKVRRVDEPEQVDEILTYLLGEGSQVERSIPKARLGGDYFDCRVLMVRGEPAFTVVRQSMRPITNLHLGGWRGDLDDFHAAVPRNELADAMVSCRTVARAHDCLHVGIDLMYEEHFTGHRVLEANAFGDLLPNLRRDGLTVYEWEIQEALRQLP, from the coding sequence ATGGGCGCGCCTCCGTTCATCCTCATCGGCAACCCGGAGAACCGGCGCGTCACGCTGTTCCAGGAGGCCCTCGCCAGACAGGGGCTGCCGCCCGCGCACGTCGTGCCATGGCGTGAGCTACTGGCAACACCGGACCTCCTGGCGGACCTGCCGGACTCGGAGGCGCTCGTCCGCATCGATTCCACGGGCGAAAACTGGGACGTGGAGAAGGCCCTGCTCCAGCGGGGCTACGCGGACGCAGTGGACCACGGCTGTTCCGTCCTGACGCCGGAGCAGGTGGACCGACTTCCCGAGGACCACGGCCGGATTCTCAGCCCCCGGCAGCACCACCTGGGCTTTCTGCGCGCCCTGACGGAGCTGGGGGCCATCTTCACGGCGCATCCGCGCTGGCGCGTCCTCCAGAAGCCCACCGCCATCGCGGACCTCTTCGACAAGCGCATCACCTCTCGCCGCTACGCCGCCCTGGGAGTGCCGGTTCCCGAGCCGATGGATGGCGTCACGGACGTGGAATCGCTCCGCGAACGGATGAAGGCGGAGGACTGCCGCGAGGTGTTCGTGAAGGTGTCGTGTGGCTCCTCCGCATCGTGTCTCGCCATCTACCGGCGGGGGCGCTCGGTGGACACGCTGACCACCACCATCGAGGTGGCGAAGACGGGTTGGTACAACTCGCTGAAGGTTCGCCGCGTCGATGAGCCCGAGCAGGTGGATGAAATCCTCACGTATCTGCTGGGCGAAGGCTCACAGGTGGAGCGCTCGATTCCCAAGGCGCGGCTGGGCGGCGATTACTTCGACTGCCGGGTGCTGATGGTCCGAGGCGAACCGGCCTTCACGGTGGTGCGGCAGAGCATGCGGCCCATCACCAACCTGCACCTGGGCGGATGGCGGGGCGACTTGGACGACTTCCACGCGGCGGTGCCACGGAACGAGCTCGCGGATGCCATGGTGAGCTGCCGCACAGTGGCGCGGGCCCATGACTGCCTGCACGTGGGCATCGACCTCATGTACGAGGAGCACTTCACCGGGCACCGCGTGCTGGAAGCCAATGCCTTCGGGGACCTGCTCCCCAACCTCCGCCGCGACGGGCTCACCGTCTACGAGTGGGAGATTCAAGAAGCCTTGCGTCAGCTTCCGTGA